One genomic segment of Chitinophaga sancti includes these proteins:
- a CDS encoding ABC transporter ATP-binding protein, with protein sequence MRKKTSPPASKAPALPGITSILTPYKGMVTLLIFLALLSNGLNLVLPWLISRGIDAYTNGHLDMSGLVTEFVLAAAFIFIFTYLQSIIQTYTSEKVASEQRTKLADKISRQQYAAIQAANPSKLLTNLTTDIDTVKLFVSQGIVSVSSSLFIIIGASTLLLVMNWKLGLCVITIIPVIGLAFYMVLNKVRAIFKKSKEVIDRLNKIINESVMGAALIRVLNAQQQEYDRFISPNSESKTLGMAVVRLFAGLVPVISFMANMSLLAILMLGGHYVINGSMSLGELAAYNSYVAILIFPIVVIGFMSGLIAQSAASYSRIAEVLYAPDAVDTGTIQRTIDGDIAMENVNLTLAGKPVLKDISFSVKAGTRTAIIGPTAAGKTQLLNILVGLLNPDGGKVTYDGTDLKDYDKERLLQQIGLVFQDSILFNMSLKENIAFNETVSDALMEKAISTAELKDFITTLPEGIETIVSERGTSLSGGQKQRLMLARALAINPTILLLDDFTARVDPNTEQLILQNVQQNYPDLTLISVTQKIASAVHFDQIILLMEGEIIAIGTHNELMQSCPEYVQIYNSQRSTSNYELQPE encoded by the coding sequence ATGAGGAAAAAAACAAGCCCACCTGCTTCCAAAGCACCGGCCCTTCCTGGTATCACCTCCATCCTGACGCCCTATAAAGGTATGGTCACCCTCCTGATCTTCCTTGCCCTGCTCAGCAATGGCCTGAACCTGGTCCTGCCATGGCTCATCTCCAGGGGTATCGACGCCTATACAAATGGCCACCTGGACATGTCCGGACTGGTCACCGAATTCGTGCTCGCCGCCGCTTTCATTTTTATTTTTACCTACCTCCAGAGCATTATTCAAACTTACACCTCTGAGAAGGTAGCCAGCGAACAACGTACCAAACTGGCCGATAAAATATCCCGCCAGCAATACGCCGCCATCCAGGCCGCCAACCCCTCCAAGCTATTGACCAACCTCACCACCGATATTGACACAGTAAAACTGTTCGTGTCGCAAGGTATTGTGTCCGTATCTTCCTCCCTTTTTATCATCATCGGCGCCAGCACCCTGCTACTCGTCATGAACTGGAAACTGGGTCTCTGCGTCATCACCATCATCCCTGTCATTGGCCTCGCCTTTTACATGGTATTAAATAAAGTGCGCGCCATCTTCAAAAAAAGTAAGGAAGTCATCGACCGCCTCAATAAAATTATCAACGAAAGCGTGATGGGCGCTGCCCTCATCCGCGTTCTCAATGCTCAGCAACAGGAATACGACCGCTTTATTTCTCCAAACAGCGAATCCAAAACGCTTGGCATGGCCGTAGTCCGACTCTTTGCCGGTCTGGTACCTGTCATCTCTTTTATGGCAAATATGTCCCTGCTGGCGATTCTTATGCTGGGTGGCCACTATGTGATCAATGGCAGCATGTCCTTAGGTGAATTAGCGGCGTATAACAGCTATGTAGCCATCCTCATCTTCCCGATTGTAGTGATCGGCTTCATGAGTGGCCTGATCGCTCAATCTGCCGCCTCCTATTCCCGTATTGCCGAAGTACTCTACGCTCCGGATGCTGTCGATACCGGCACTATACAGCGTACCATAGATGGCGATATTGCGATGGAAAATGTAAACCTCACACTGGCAGGCAAGCCCGTTTTAAAAGATATCTCTTTCAGCGTGAAAGCAGGTACCCGCACTGCCATCATTGGCCCAACTGCCGCCGGAAAAACACAGCTGCTCAATATACTTGTAGGCCTGCTGAACCCCGATGGTGGGAAGGTGACCTACGATGGCACCGACCTGAAAGATTACGATAAAGAACGACTATTACAACAAATAGGTCTCGTATTCCAGGATAGTATCCTGTTCAATATGAGTTTAAAAGAAAACATCGCTTTCAATGAAACTGTCAGCGATGCCCTGATGGAAAAAGCCATTTCCACCGCTGAACTCAAAGACTTTATCACTACCCTCCCCGAAGGCATAGAAACCATCGTTTCTGAACGTGGTACCAGCCTTTCCGGTGGCCAGAAACAACGACTGATGCTGGCAAGAGCCCTCGCCATCAATCCTACGATTTTGTTGCTGGACGACTTCACAGCCAGGGTAGACCCAAATACTGAACAGCTCATTCTGCAAAATGTGCAGCAAAATTATCCTGACCTGACCCTGATCTCCGTAACACAAAAGATCGCCTCTGCTGTGCACTTTGATCAGATCATCCTGCTGATGGAAGGAGAGATCATTGCAATCGGTACGCACAATGAACTGATGCAATCCTGTCCTGAATATGTGCAGATCTATAACTCTCAACGCAGTACCAGCAACTATGAGCTACAACCTGAATAA
- a CDS encoding SDR family oxidoreductase → MKQTVFITGASSGLGKLTARYFAANGWNVAATMRTPEKETELTQIENIQLFKLDVTNPTEVKEAAHGAINTFGKIDVVINNAGVGAYGPLEFATGQTIDWQFNVNVKGPIHVIQSFLPHFRENKAGMFINISSFMGVTTAVPVGSLYNMSKFALEGLIEGLYYELKPLGIELRLVEQGGSAGNNFKDSVIWNENPAITDYDVITNKVKSLMSHTDPELLDDPQTIVDVIYALATRQSQQFRTVVGASGQGLVALRNSMPIESYLEKMETFFV, encoded by the coding sequence ATGAAACAAACAGTATTTATCACCGGTGCCAGCTCTGGCCTCGGCAAGTTAACTGCGCGCTATTTTGCCGCCAATGGATGGAATGTAGCAGCTACTATGCGTACGCCTGAAAAGGAAACCGAGCTTACCCAAATAGAAAATATACAGCTATTCAAATTGGATGTCACAAATCCTACCGAAGTAAAAGAAGCTGCTCATGGAGCCATCAATACCTTTGGTAAAATAGATGTAGTCATCAACAATGCAGGCGTAGGTGCCTATGGCCCATTAGAATTCGCCACCGGCCAAACGATCGACTGGCAATTCAATGTGAATGTAAAAGGGCCCATCCATGTTATTCAATCCTTTCTACCACACTTTCGGGAAAATAAAGCTGGTATGTTTATCAATATCAGTTCTTTCATGGGGGTTACTACGGCTGTGCCTGTAGGTTCGCTTTACAATATGTCGAAGTTCGCCCTGGAAGGCCTGATTGAAGGATTGTATTATGAATTAAAACCACTGGGCATAGAATTAAGATTGGTAGAGCAGGGGGGATCCGCAGGAAATAACTTCAAGGATTCTGTTATCTGGAATGAAAATCCTGCCATCACAGACTATGATGTTATTACTAATAAAGTGAAATCACTCATGTCTCACACAGATCCAGAATTGCTGGACGATCCGCAAACTATTGTAGATGTGATCTATGCACTAGCTACCAGACAAAGTCAGCAGTTCCGAACTGTTGTTGGTGCGTCAGGGCAGGGGCTGGTGGCCTTGCGCAATAGCATGCCCATTGAATCTTACCTTGAAAAAATGGAAACCTTTTTTGTATAA
- a CDS encoding TetR/AcrR family transcriptional regulator gives MARTKQFDEEVVLDQAMEFFWRNGYNSSSPQEILTALGLSRSSLYDTFGDKHTLFIKALKRYREKQTGAVIAMLNTSTNVMETIKELLEATKKGCVEGGIRGCLMVNSKIESGMSDDLVAEIVTENRLAQEEAFAKAIKKGQEMGVINKKQSPKAYARFVINTLWGLSTYAKIPEADKKGFDDVIKVTIQILG, from the coding sequence ATGGCAAGAACAAAACAATTTGATGAAGAGGTGGTCCTGGATCAGGCGATGGAGTTTTTCTGGCGGAATGGGTATAATAGCAGCTCACCCCAGGAGATTTTGACTGCGCTGGGATTGAGCAGGTCAAGTTTGTATGATACATTTGGAGATAAGCATACGTTGTTTATTAAAGCATTGAAGAGGTATAGGGAAAAACAAACGGGAGCAGTGATTGCAATGCTGAATACAAGTACAAATGTAATGGAGACGATAAAGGAATTGTTAGAGGCGACTAAAAAAGGATGTGTTGAAGGTGGTATTAGAGGGTGCCTGATGGTGAATTCTAAAATAGAATCAGGGATGAGTGATGACCTGGTGGCGGAAATTGTGACAGAAAACAGGTTAGCACAGGAGGAGGCATTTGCAAAAGCGATAAAGAAGGGTCAGGAAATGGGAGTGATTAATAAAAAGCAATCACCTAAGGCGTATGCAAGGTTTGTGATTAATACTTTATGGGGATTGAGTACATATGCGAAGATACCGGAGGCTGATAAGAAGGGGTTTGATGATGTGATTAAGGTGACAATACAAATTTTGGGATAA
- a CDS encoding SDR family NAD(P)-dependent oxidoreductase, giving the protein MNKVWFVTGASKGFGRILVSQLLAQGYKVAATSRDAASLVEFSGNDFLPLTVSLTSEESVKAAIEKTISTFGKIDVVVNNAGYGQVGALEEVSDKDARENFNINVFGLLNVIRQVMPHLREQRSGHIINIASVAGMLGGFPGWAIYCSTKFAVVGLTEGLREEIRDFGVKATVVLPGYFRTNFLGADLSVTESKYQSVKDSIQWHANLDGKQPGDPEKGVAAIIEMAKSDNPPLNFLLGKDAAEMVPNKLQSILDEINEWKELTINTSF; this is encoded by the coding sequence ATGAATAAAGTATGGTTTGTAACAGGTGCCTCCAAAGGTTTTGGCCGCATCTTAGTCTCCCAGTTATTAGCACAAGGTTATAAAGTAGCAGCCACCTCACGTGATGCAGCTTCCTTAGTCGAATTTTCAGGGAATGATTTCCTGCCGCTAACGGTATCACTTACTTCAGAAGAAAGTGTAAAGGCCGCAATAGAAAAGACAATCAGCACATTTGGTAAAATAGATGTAGTCGTAAACAATGCCGGATACGGTCAGGTAGGTGCATTAGAAGAAGTAAGTGATAAAGACGCCAGAGAAAATTTCAATATAAACGTCTTTGGCTTATTGAATGTAATCAGGCAGGTAATGCCGCATTTGCGTGAGCAACGCTCAGGTCATATCATCAATATCGCGTCTGTAGCAGGTATGCTCGGAGGTTTCCCCGGATGGGCGATCTACTGTTCTACTAAATTCGCGGTAGTAGGATTGACAGAAGGTCTGCGTGAAGAGATCAGGGATTTTGGTGTGAAAGCCACCGTTGTATTGCCGGGTTATTTCAGAACCAACTTCCTGGGTGCTGATCTGAGTGTAACAGAAAGCAAATACCAGTCTGTAAAGGATTCTATTCAATGGCATGCAAACCTCGATGGTAAGCAACCCGGCGATCCTGAAAAAGGAGTAGCAGCTATTATTGAAATGGCAAAGAGTGATAATCCGCCATTGAATTTCTTACTTGGTAAAGATGCAGCAGAAATGGTACCAAACAAGTTGCAAAGCATCCTTGATGAGATCAATGAATGGAAGGAGCTCACTATTAATACCTCCTTTTAA
- a CDS encoding SDR family NAD(P)-dependent oxidoreductase: MDNKKTWFVTGASKGLGLSLVKQLLAAGQSVAATSRNAAALAEAVGSDNNSFLPLEVDLSDDRSVASAIQSTVDKFGQIDVAVNNAGYGIGGSIEELSDAVTRTCFDINVFGTLNVIRHVLPFMRQKRSGHIINISSIAGITGNTGWSVYAATKYAITGLTDVLAQDVKEFGIHVTLVAPGAFRTSFLTAESLVMTDTPIADYTAIRNSHAKYASMDGEQAGDPEKAAATMIQLVDMPEPPVYLLLGSDAYQRGLDKMEQLTAAFKATESLTKSTDY; the protein is encoded by the coding sequence ATGGACAACAAAAAGACCTGGTTTGTAACAGGAGCTTCCAAAGGATTAGGCCTAAGTCTGGTAAAGCAATTGCTTGCAGCTGGTCAATCTGTGGCAGCGACCTCCCGTAATGCAGCGGCTTTAGCAGAAGCTGTGGGTAGTGATAATAATAGCTTCCTTCCTTTAGAGGTAGACCTGTCTGATGATAGGAGCGTAGCAAGCGCTATTCAATCTACCGTTGACAAATTCGGACAGATAGATGTAGCTGTAAACAATGCGGGTTACGGCATCGGCGGCAGTATAGAAGAATTATCTGATGCAGTTACCCGCACCTGCTTTGATATTAATGTGTTTGGTACCCTGAATGTGATCAGGCATGTATTGCCTTTCATGCGTCAAAAAAGGAGCGGGCATATCATTAATATATCTTCTATCGCTGGTATAACAGGAAATACCGGTTGGTCTGTTTATGCAGCCACTAAATACGCTATTACAGGTTTGACAGATGTATTGGCACAAGATGTAAAAGAGTTCGGCATACATGTTACTCTTGTAGCACCAGGTGCATTCCGCACCAGTTTCCTCACTGCTGAGTCATTAGTCATGACAGATACCCCAATTGCTGATTATACTGCGATCCGGAATTCTCATGCAAAATATGCAAGCATGGATGGAGAGCAGGCAGGTGATCCGGAAAAGGCTGCGGCAACAATGATACAGTTAGTAGATATGCCGGAACCACCAGTGTACCTTTTATTAGGCAGTGATGCTTATCAGCGGGGCCTGGATAAGATGGAACAATTGACAGCTGCTTTCAAAGCCACTGAATCCTTAACAAAGTCGACTGATTATTGA
- a CDS encoding AraC family transcriptional regulator, whose translation MANRETLEEFYQHKFNWLPDNLKQDIGHFNVFRIEDILSQGGTPIHYARRDFYKISLIRGRTVYHYADKSIEADGTALMFFNPNVPYTYESLQNERSGYFCIFKESFFTESLRTNINELPMFAPGSKPAYMLNKTQDKHVSAIFKKMLEEINADYKYKYDLLRNYVTEMIHYALKMQPSEMLYQHTDANARITAIFTELLERQFPIETPHQRFTLRSARDFADKLAVHVNHLNRAIRETTGKTTTDHIAERLLGEAKALLKHTNWNIAEISYSLGFEEPAHFNNFFKKHTSSTPSSYRVV comes from the coding sequence ATGGCAAATAGAGAAACACTCGAAGAATTCTACCAGCATAAATTTAACTGGCTGCCTGATAACCTGAAACAGGATATCGGGCATTTTAATGTATTCCGGATAGAAGATATCTTAAGCCAGGGTGGTACACCCATCCACTACGCCCGCAGGGATTTTTATAAGATCAGCCTGATCAGGGGCCGTACCGTCTATCATTATGCAGATAAAAGTATCGAAGCAGACGGGACCGCATTAATGTTCTTCAACCCCAATGTACCGTATACATACGAATCTTTACAGAATGAAAGGTCTGGCTACTTTTGCATCTTCAAAGAATCCTTCTTCACAGAATCGTTACGTACTAATATTAATGAACTTCCTATGTTTGCGCCGGGCAGTAAACCTGCCTACATGCTAAACAAAACCCAGGATAAGCATGTGAGTGCCATTTTCAAAAAGATGCTGGAAGAAATCAATGCTGACTATAAATATAAGTACGACCTGTTGCGCAACTATGTGACAGAGATGATTCATTATGCTTTGAAAATGCAGCCATCTGAAATGCTGTACCAGCATACAGATGCGAATGCCCGCATTACAGCGATCTTCACCGAATTGTTGGAAAGACAATTTCCAATCGAAACCCCTCACCAACGGTTCACGTTGCGTTCTGCCCGGGATTTTGCTGATAAACTGGCGGTACATGTCAATCACCTGAACAGGGCCATCCGGGAGACCACAGGCAAGACGACTACTGATCATATTGCAGAACGCTTACTGGGCGAAGCTAAAGCGCTACTGAAACATACTAACTGGAATATTGCGGAGATTAGTTATAGTCTTGGGTTTGAGGAACCGGCACACTTTAATAATTTTTTTAAAAAGCATACGAGTAGTACGCCTTCTTCTTATCGGGTTGTATAA
- a CDS encoding ADP-ribosylglycohydrolase family protein, whose translation MDIADRFKGCIMGGAIGDAWCSAWEFDNLKDDKTTWYWGKRPEPDRSWKLTDDTQLTLATCEILGMHRKIEPAVLAAHFLLYYKQGRLQPYQNTPGCKVSSNLFEFRNFAPWQIEKHSKNSTSINLTGCLIT comes from the coding sequence ATGGATATAGCAGATCGATTTAAAGGCTGTATTATGGGCGGTGCCATTGGTGATGCATGGTGTAGTGCCTGGGAGTTTGACAATTTAAAAGATGACAAAACAACCTGGTACTGGGGCAAAAGGCCCGAACCCGATCGTAGTTGGAAGTTGACAGACGATACACAGCTAACACTGGCAACGTGTGAGATTTTAGGGATGCACAGAAAAATTGAGCCCGCTGTATTGGCGGCTCATTTTCTATTATATTATAAACAGGGAAGATTACAACCTTACCAGAATACACCTGGATGCAAAGTATCATCAAATCTGTTTGAATTTCGTAACTTCGCCCCATGGCAAATAGAGAAACACTCGAAGAATTCTACCAGCATAAATTTAACTGGCTGCCTGATAACCTGA
- a CDS encoding polynucleotide kinase-phosphatase, giving the protein MTLNFPELSLVVLVGASGSGKSSFAKKWFRPSEIVSSDACRLMLSNDENTPDISEDAFELLHFIIAKRLKRGLLTVVDATNVNAQYRKQLVALAREYHILPVAIILNMSDRVCQDRNRTRTDRNLPPRVIKSQMVALKSGVHKIREEGFRRHFEFRNPEALDSITGIIREPLYNDLKQEEGPFDIIGDVHGCYDELCTLLTNLGHTVDKEAFRITATNGRKIVFLGDLVDRGPASPAVLKLVMQATAEMGALCVPGNHDNKLLKYLNGKNVQLQHGLERTAAQLEGADPAWIEKVKVFLDGLVSHYVLDHGNLVVAHAGLKETMQGRGSGAVREFCLYGETTGETDEFGLPVRYNWAANYNGKAAVVYGHTPVIRPEWFNNTIDIDSGCVFGGSLTALRYPEKELVSVPAAQEYAVPSRPIQESMNELSLQQEHDNVLDISDVIGKQLVDTRLMKRIGIREGNAASALEIISRWGVNPKWMVYLPPTMSPTATSTLPDYLEHPGEAFKYFKGEGVSKVICEEKHMGSRAVVVVCKNPEVVKRRFGIQEDSIGIIYTRTGRVFFDDEVIEQAFLKKIADVITARGGWEAFNTDWMVLDCELMPWNLKAQQLLRNQYGATGAAGRYAMEGAVASLEKAATNPAALPLLRAYRERAVMVDQFATAYRQYCWEVNGMEDYQLAPFHLLATEGNTYFDKDHEWHMEQLAAFAGGEGNPIIATKYRVVELGDDSSLAEAIKWWEGMTNNGGEGMVVKPYNFITMNDKFFVQPAVKVRGREYLRIIYGPEYTLEKNLTRLKERGLSTKRILAQKEFALGVEALERFVAKAPLTKVHQCVFGVLALESEPVDPRL; this is encoded by the coding sequence ATGACATTAAATTTTCCGGAACTCTCCCTGGTAGTATTAGTAGGCGCATCAGGATCAGGGAAAAGTTCTTTTGCAAAAAAATGGTTCCGGCCTTCAGAGATTGTCAGCAGTGACGCCTGCAGGTTGATGCTCAGCAATGATGAAAATACACCCGATATATCTGAAGATGCATTTGAACTGTTGCACTTCATCATTGCCAAAAGGCTGAAGAGAGGCCTGCTCACGGTAGTAGATGCGACCAATGTAAATGCACAATACAGAAAGCAACTGGTGGCACTGGCAAGAGAATACCACATATTGCCCGTAGCGATCATATTGAATATGTCAGACCGGGTATGCCAGGACAGGAATAGAACCCGTACCGACAGGAACCTGCCGCCCCGTGTGATCAAGAGCCAGATGGTTGCCCTGAAAAGCGGTGTTCACAAGATCAGGGAAGAAGGTTTCAGAAGGCATTTTGAATTCCGTAACCCGGAAGCGTTAGATAGCATTACCGGAATAATAAGAGAACCACTGTACAATGACCTGAAACAGGAGGAAGGGCCTTTCGATATAATCGGTGACGTACATGGTTGTTATGACGAACTGTGTACACTGCTCACGAACCTTGGTCACACCGTTGATAAAGAAGCTTTTCGCATCACAGCTACCAATGGTAGAAAGATCGTATTCCTTGGTGATCTGGTCGATAGAGGGCCTGCTTCACCAGCAGTATTGAAACTGGTGATGCAGGCGACAGCAGAAATGGGGGCACTCTGTGTACCGGGTAATCACGACAATAAACTGCTCAAATACCTGAATGGTAAAAATGTACAGTTGCAGCATGGACTGGAACGTACGGCGGCACAGCTGGAAGGTGCCGATCCAGCATGGATAGAGAAAGTAAAAGTGTTCCTGGATGGACTGGTGAGTCACTACGTCCTCGATCATGGTAACCTGGTAGTAGCGCATGCGGGTCTCAAGGAGACCATGCAGGGAAGAGGTTCCGGGGCGGTGAGGGAATTCTGTCTGTATGGTGAGACCACCGGCGAAACAGATGAATTTGGATTGCCGGTGCGGTATAACTGGGCGGCTAATTACAATGGTAAAGCAGCTGTGGTGTATGGTCATACGCCAGTGATACGTCCTGAATGGTTTAACAATACAATAGATATAGATTCGGGGTGTGTATTCGGCGGAAGTCTTACGGCTTTGCGTTATCCTGAAAAGGAATTGGTGAGCGTACCTGCAGCGCAGGAATATGCGGTGCCATCAAGGCCGATCCAGGAGTCAATGAATGAGTTGAGCTTACAGCAGGAGCATGATAATGTACTTGATATCAGTGATGTCATTGGTAAACAATTAGTGGACACCCGGTTGATGAAAAGGATCGGGATCCGTGAAGGCAATGCCGCATCAGCGTTGGAGATCATAAGCCGATGGGGTGTGAATCCAAAGTGGATGGTGTACCTGCCACCTACAATGTCTCCAACTGCCACCAGTACTTTGCCTGATTACCTGGAACATCCTGGTGAGGCGTTTAAGTATTTTAAAGGCGAGGGGGTGAGCAAGGTCATTTGTGAAGAGAAACATATGGGATCCCGTGCGGTAGTGGTGGTGTGTAAGAATCCGGAAGTAGTAAAACGACGCTTTGGTATACAGGAGGATAGTATTGGGATAATCTATACCCGTACTGGTCGTGTATTTTTTGATGATGAAGTCATAGAACAGGCTTTCCTGAAAAAGATCGCTGATGTAATCACAGCGCGTGGTGGCTGGGAAGCTTTCAATACGGACTGGATGGTGCTGGATTGTGAGCTCATGCCATGGAACCTGAAGGCGCAGCAGTTACTTCGTAATCAATATGGAGCGACAGGAGCTGCCGGCAGATATGCGATGGAAGGAGCGGTAGCGAGTTTGGAAAAAGCAGCTACTAATCCAGCTGCATTACCTTTGTTGAGAGCGTATAGGGAGAGGGCAGTGATGGTCGATCAGTTTGCTACAGCCTATAGGCAATATTGCTGGGAAGTAAATGGTATGGAAGATTACCAGCTGGCGCCGTTCCATTTGTTGGCGACAGAAGGCAATACCTATTTTGACAAGGATCATGAGTGGCATATGGAGCAGTTGGCTGCGTTTGCAGGTGGTGAGGGGAATCCTATCATTGCTACTAAATATAGAGTAGTTGAATTGGGGGATGATAGCAGTTTGGCAGAGGCGATCAAATGGTGGGAAGGGATGACGAATAATGGGGGAGAGGGGATGGTTGTAAAACCATATAACTTCATCACAATGAATGATAAGTTCTTTGTGCAGCCGGCTGTCAAGGTAAGAGGAAGGGAGTATTTGCGGATTATTTATGGTCCTGAGTATACGTTGGAGAAGAACCTGACCCGATTGAAAGAGAGGGGGTTGAGTACGAAGCGTATATTAGCGCAGAAGGAGTTTGCACTTGGGGTGGAAGCGTTGGAAAGGTTTGTGGCGAAGGCGCCGTTGACGAAAGTACATCAATGTGTGTTTGGGGTGTTGGCGTTGGAGAGTGAACCGGTGGATCCGAGGTTGTAG
- a CDS encoding 3' terminal RNA ribose 2'-O-methyltransferase Hen1 produces the protein MLLTITNSRYPATDLGFLLHKHPGKVQSVEVVNGKAHVFYPEASDERCTCAILLDMDPVGLVRNSDGNPFALDQYVNDRPYVASSFMASAISKGFSSALNGNCKAKPELVSIPLQLEVQLSVLSVKGGEEVLQQLFLPLGYELAATQHPLDPHFPEWGESRYFTVTLKNIVTLQALLSHLYVLIPVMDNEKHYWVNEEEITKLMNKGKGWLEDHPAKELIVRRYLRYQRKLSNDALAAITVSEDTPVVEKESKQTLHDIRLKAVSDEIARLQVTSVVDLGCGEGRLIKLLLENKQLQRITGMDVSSRSLEVAARRLKLDKMIDTQRKRINLLQGSLTYRDRRLQGYDVATLVEVIEHLDEDRLLALEKNIFNEIQPNTIVLTTPNKDWNITFTEDETMKRHSDHRFEWTRGEFQSWCEHIRDAYKYTYQIKPLGEEIEAVGAPSQMAVFSKQ, from the coding sequence ATGTTATTAACTATCACCAACTCACGCTACCCCGCCACTGACCTGGGTTTTCTGTTACACAAGCACCCCGGCAAAGTACAATCTGTCGAGGTAGTAAACGGTAAAGCTCACGTCTTCTACCCGGAAGCTAGCGATGAAAGATGTACCTGCGCAATATTGCTGGATATGGACCCTGTTGGACTAGTCAGGAACAGTGATGGCAACCCCTTTGCATTGGATCAATATGTAAATGACCGCCCCTATGTTGCCTCTTCTTTCATGGCCAGTGCCATCTCTAAGGGATTTAGCTCCGCATTGAACGGAAATTGTAAAGCAAAGCCAGAACTGGTGAGCATTCCCCTGCAACTCGAAGTACAACTTTCTGTCCTCTCAGTAAAAGGCGGCGAAGAAGTATTACAGCAACTCTTCCTTCCGCTGGGCTATGAACTGGCTGCTACCCAACACCCGTTGGATCCGCATTTCCCCGAATGGGGCGAAAGCCGGTATTTTACAGTCACCCTGAAAAATATCGTTACCCTGCAGGCATTGCTCTCGCACCTATACGTGCTCATTCCTGTAATGGACAATGAAAAACACTACTGGGTAAATGAGGAAGAGATCACAAAACTCATGAACAAAGGGAAAGGCTGGCTGGAAGATCATCCTGCCAAAGAATTGATTGTTCGCCGTTACCTCCGTTATCAGCGAAAACTCTCCAACGATGCATTGGCAGCAATCACCGTATCGGAAGATACCCCTGTAGTTGAAAAAGAATCCAAACAAACACTACATGATATAAGATTGAAAGCAGTCAGCGACGAAATCGCCCGTCTGCAGGTCACATCTGTTGTAGACCTGGGTTGTGGAGAAGGCCGTCTCATAAAACTGTTGCTGGAAAATAAACAGCTGCAACGCATCACAGGTATGGATGTATCTTCACGCAGTCTTGAAGTTGCTGCCAGAAGACTTAAGCTGGACAAGATGATCGACACACAGCGTAAACGTATCAACCTGCTGCAGGGCTCTCTCACCTACAGAGACAGGCGTTTGCAAGGTTACGATGTAGCGACGCTGGTAGAGGTGATCGAACACCTGGACGAAGATAGGCTGCTGGCATTGGAAAAGAATATATTCAATGAGATACAACCCAATACAATCGTGCTTACCACGCCCAACAAGGATTGGAACATCACCTTTACAGAAGATGAAACAATGAAGCGACACAGTGATCATCGATTTGAATGGACCCGTGGGGAATTCCAGTCATGGTGTGAGCACATCCGTGATGCATATAAATATACTTATCAAATAAAGCCACTGGGTGAGGAGATCGAAGCAGTAGGCGCACCCAGCCAGATGGCTGTATTCTCAAAACAATAA